A genomic window from Engraulis encrasicolus isolate BLACKSEA-1 chromosome 14, IST_EnEncr_1.0, whole genome shotgun sequence includes:
- the LOC134462668 gene encoding transcription initiation factor TFIID subunit 4-like isoform X2, translating to MMSQSPTVATRIPGPPPVAGPDNAVGLPNQGRADTVVTGPGTSVYQTLNGDNVNCQTKVSGVAPAATPLSGIRNVNISSNPAAAAPVVSNGLGMADGNTNVNVIASSPNMVIRTPTNMQNSVPSPNLGSGTTSLTIRPPVQMGTPGAVSNGNQVTTTTQIVTTSQGTLQSPHLQTITRTVSPGAAAAIAPANVSPSGARAIAPQVFASRLPQPGATQPTNVQNLQLPPGMVLVRSQTGQLLMMHQQTLAQMQAQAKTQSAMAPRPSTPTSSATVKAPGTPVVARPVTVAVTKQGSPTPSPAPVTTALQRPPVLQHPVMGAAGATVTPSLGTTVQQTTPQRTAVVPNRVSVTPETMENVKKCKNFLSTLIKLACSGKQSTETAANVKDLVRKLLEGKVEPEDFTSRLYRELNSSPQPYLVPFLKRSLPALRQLTPDSAAFIQQSQGLTPAPSASAVSQAVSVPSPTPTLTAASTVVGTTASLTPTRPHIQPTTLVLRSPQPGAIRKPSQVSLTTTPMVTLRAQPQSRVLVGPPSKLISASKGKPGDSVGGTFKDDDDINDVASMAGVNLSEESARIMATNSELVGTVMRSCKDEAFLHTAMLTRRIMEIGKKHGISELGPDLVTFVSHATQHRLSSLLEKVSVAAQHKNFNFKEGDHYEQASDVRLQLKFFEQLDQMEKQRKEEQEREILMKAAKSRARQEDPEQLRLKQKAKEMQQQELAEIRQRDANLTALAAIGPRKRKKMDSPGSAGAAEASSSASSSSGPSRQYTRQRITRINLRDLLNCLESERSTSRSQLLYRALLK from the exons ATGATGTCCCAGAGTCCGACTGTAGCAACAAGAATACCAGGACCTCCACCAGTCGCGGGACCCGACAACGCAGTGGGTCTTCCTAATCAAGGCAGGGCCGACACCGTTGTCACCGGACCGGGAACCTCTGTGTATCAAACTTTGAATGGAGACAACGTGAACTGTCAGACTAAGGTGAGCGGTGTCGCTCCTGCTGCTACACCGCTGTCAGGTATCCGCAACGTGAACATATCTAGCAACCCTGCAGCTGCTGCTCCGGTAGTTAGCAACGGACTTGGAATGGCTGACGGTAACACAAACGTCAACGTTATTGCCTCAAGCCCCAACATGGTTATTcgtacacccacaaacatgcagAACTCTGTTCCATCGCCAAATTTAGGTAGCGGTACTACTTCGTTAACTATAAGGCCGCCCGTGCAAATGGGGACTCCTGGCGCCGTCTCGAATGGGAATCAAGTCACAACGACGACCCAGATTGTCACCACTTCACAAGGAACTTTACAGAGTCCGCATTTGCAAACTATTACGAGGACTGTGTCCCCGGGAGCAGCTGCTGCTATTGCTCCGGCAAATGTCAGTCCGAGCGGTGCCCGGGCGATAGCGCCACAGGTGTTTGCTTCCAGGCTGCCTCAGCCCGGAGCCACTCAGCCAACTAATGTCCAGAATCTTCAGCTACCACCAG GCATGGTGCTCGTTCGCAGCCAGACTGGCCAGCTTCTGATGATGCACCAGCAGACCCTGGCTCAGATGCAGGCCCAGGCCAAGACTCAGAGCGCCATGGCTCCACGACCCAGCACGCCCACCAGTTCTGCAACAGTCAAG gcTCCTGGAACCCCCGTGGTAGCCCGGCCGGTGACGGTAGCGGTGACCAAGCAGGGCTCCCCCACTCCTAGCCCTGCTCCGGTGACCACCGCCCTCCAGAGGCCACCTGTCCTACAG cATCCTGTGATGGGTGCCGCCGGGGCGACAGTGACTCCCTCTCTGGGGACGACGGTGCAGCAGACGACCCCTCAGAGGACCGCTGTGGTACCCAACAGGGTCTCAGTCACCCCG GAGACGATGGAGAATGTAAAGAAGTGTAAGAACTTTTTGTCGACGCTGATCAAGCTGGCGTGCAGTGGGAAACAGTCCACTGAGACGGCGGCCAATGTAAAAGACCTCGTGAGGAAACTCCTG GAGGGGAAGGTCGAACCTGAAGACTTCACCAGTCGGTTGTACCGGGAGCTGAACTCCTCACCCCAACCTTACCTTGTGCCTTTTCTCAAG AGAAGTCTTCCCGCCCTGCGCCAGCTGACCCCCGACTCGGCTGCCTTCATCCAGCAGAGCCAAGGCCTGACGCCGGCCCCCTCTGCATCAGCAGTCTCCCAGGCTGTATCCGTACCCAGCCCCACCCCGACCCTCACCGCAGCCTCCACTGTTGTGGGCACCACTGCCAGCCTCACCCCCACACGACCCCACATCCAACCAACCACACTG GTCCTGAGGTCTCCCCAACCGGGCGCCATCCGCAAACCATCGCAGGTGTCCCTGACTACGACCCCAATGGTGACCCTGAGGGCTCAGCCACAGAGCCGAGTGCTCGTGGGGCCGCCCTCTAAGCTGATCTCAG CATCCAAAGGCAAACCCGGGGACAGCGTTGGAGGCACATTCAA GGACGATGACGACATTAACGACGTGGCCTCGATGGCGGGGGTGAACCTGTCGGAGGAGAGCGCGCGCATCATGGCCACCAACTCTGAGCTGGTGGGCACCGTCATGCGCTCCTGCAAGGACGAGGCCTTCCTGCACACGGCCATGCTCACGCGCAGGATCATGGAGATAG GGAAGAAACATGGCATCTCGGAGCTGGGTCCCGACTTGGTGACGTTCGTGTCCCACGCCACGCAGCACCGGCTCTCCAGCCTCCTGGAGAAGGTGTCGGTCGCGGCCCAGCACAAGAACTTCAACTTCAAG GAGGGGGATCACTATGAGCAGGCCAGTGACGTGCGGCTGCAGCTGAAATTCTTTGAGCAACTGGACCAGATGGAGAAGCAGAggaaagaggagcaggagagagagatactcatGAAGGCAGCTAAG TCTCGAGCGCGACAAGAGGACCCTGAACAACTGCGATTAAAACAGAAAGCCAAAGAG ATGCAGCAGCAGGAGCTGGCGGAGATCAGGCAGAGGGACGCCAACCTGACTGCTCTGGCCGCCATCGGGCCCAGGAAGCGGAAGAAGATGGACTCTCCAGGCAGCGCTGGGGCTGCTgag GCCTCGTCCTCGGCGAGTTCCAGCTCAGGTCCTTCCAGGCAGTACACGCGCCAGCGCATCACGCGCATCAACCTCAGGGACCTGCTCAACTGCCTGGAGAGCGAACGCTCCACCAGCCGCTCGCAGCTGCTCTACCGCGCCCTCCTCAAGTAG
- the LOC134462668 gene encoding transcription initiation factor TFIID subunit 4-like isoform X1, with the protein MMSQSPTVATRIPGPPPVAGPDNAVGLPNQGRADTVVTGPGTSVYQTLNGDNVNCQTKVSGVAPAATPLSGIRNVNISSNPAAAAPVVSNGLGMADGNTNVNVIASSPNMVIRTPTNMQNSVPSPNLGSGTTSLTIRPPVQMGTPGAVSNGNQVTTTTQIVTTSQGTLQSPHLQTITRTVSPGAAAAIAPANVSPSGARAIAPQVFASRLPQPGATQPTNVQNLQLPPGMVLVRSQTGQLLMMHQQTLAQMQAQAKTQSAMAPRPSTPTSSATVKAPGTPVVARPVTVAVTKQGSPTPSPAPVTTALQRPPVLQQHPVMGAAGATVTPSLGTTVQQTTPQRTAVVPNRVSVTPETMENVKKCKNFLSTLIKLACSGKQSTETAANVKDLVRKLLEGKVEPEDFTSRLYRELNSSPQPYLVPFLKRSLPALRQLTPDSAAFIQQSQGLTPAPSASAVSQAVSVPSPTPTLTAASTVVGTTASLTPTRPHIQPTTLVLRSPQPGAIRKPSQVSLTTTPMVTLRAQPQSRVLVGPPSKLISASKGKPGDSVGGTFKDDDDINDVASMAGVNLSEESARIMATNSELVGTVMRSCKDEAFLHTAMLTRRIMEIGKKHGISELGPDLVTFVSHATQHRLSSLLEKVSVAAQHKNFNFKEGDHYEQASDVRLQLKFFEQLDQMEKQRKEEQEREILMKAAKSRARQEDPEQLRLKQKAKEMQQQELAEIRQRDANLTALAAIGPRKRKKMDSPGSAGAAEASSSASSSSGPSRQYTRQRITRINLRDLLNCLESERSTSRSQLLYRALLK; encoded by the exons ATGATGTCCCAGAGTCCGACTGTAGCAACAAGAATACCAGGACCTCCACCAGTCGCGGGACCCGACAACGCAGTGGGTCTTCCTAATCAAGGCAGGGCCGACACCGTTGTCACCGGACCGGGAACCTCTGTGTATCAAACTTTGAATGGAGACAACGTGAACTGTCAGACTAAGGTGAGCGGTGTCGCTCCTGCTGCTACACCGCTGTCAGGTATCCGCAACGTGAACATATCTAGCAACCCTGCAGCTGCTGCTCCGGTAGTTAGCAACGGACTTGGAATGGCTGACGGTAACACAAACGTCAACGTTATTGCCTCAAGCCCCAACATGGTTATTcgtacacccacaaacatgcagAACTCTGTTCCATCGCCAAATTTAGGTAGCGGTACTACTTCGTTAACTATAAGGCCGCCCGTGCAAATGGGGACTCCTGGCGCCGTCTCGAATGGGAATCAAGTCACAACGACGACCCAGATTGTCACCACTTCACAAGGAACTTTACAGAGTCCGCATTTGCAAACTATTACGAGGACTGTGTCCCCGGGAGCAGCTGCTGCTATTGCTCCGGCAAATGTCAGTCCGAGCGGTGCCCGGGCGATAGCGCCACAGGTGTTTGCTTCCAGGCTGCCTCAGCCCGGAGCCACTCAGCCAACTAATGTCCAGAATCTTCAGCTACCACCAG GCATGGTGCTCGTTCGCAGCCAGACTGGCCAGCTTCTGATGATGCACCAGCAGACCCTGGCTCAGATGCAGGCCCAGGCCAAGACTCAGAGCGCCATGGCTCCACGACCCAGCACGCCCACCAGTTCTGCAACAGTCAAG gcTCCTGGAACCCCCGTGGTAGCCCGGCCGGTGACGGTAGCGGTGACCAAGCAGGGCTCCCCCACTCCTAGCCCTGCTCCGGTGACCACCGCCCTCCAGAGGCCACCTGTCCTACAG cagcATCCTGTGATGGGTGCCGCCGGGGCGACAGTGACTCCCTCTCTGGGGACGACGGTGCAGCAGACGACCCCTCAGAGGACCGCTGTGGTACCCAACAGGGTCTCAGTCACCCCG GAGACGATGGAGAATGTAAAGAAGTGTAAGAACTTTTTGTCGACGCTGATCAAGCTGGCGTGCAGTGGGAAACAGTCCACTGAGACGGCGGCCAATGTAAAAGACCTCGTGAGGAAACTCCTG GAGGGGAAGGTCGAACCTGAAGACTTCACCAGTCGGTTGTACCGGGAGCTGAACTCCTCACCCCAACCTTACCTTGTGCCTTTTCTCAAG AGAAGTCTTCCCGCCCTGCGCCAGCTGACCCCCGACTCGGCTGCCTTCATCCAGCAGAGCCAAGGCCTGACGCCGGCCCCCTCTGCATCAGCAGTCTCCCAGGCTGTATCCGTACCCAGCCCCACCCCGACCCTCACCGCAGCCTCCACTGTTGTGGGCACCACTGCCAGCCTCACCCCCACACGACCCCACATCCAACCAACCACACTG GTCCTGAGGTCTCCCCAACCGGGCGCCATCCGCAAACCATCGCAGGTGTCCCTGACTACGACCCCAATGGTGACCCTGAGGGCTCAGCCACAGAGCCGAGTGCTCGTGGGGCCGCCCTCTAAGCTGATCTCAG CATCCAAAGGCAAACCCGGGGACAGCGTTGGAGGCACATTCAA GGACGATGACGACATTAACGACGTGGCCTCGATGGCGGGGGTGAACCTGTCGGAGGAGAGCGCGCGCATCATGGCCACCAACTCTGAGCTGGTGGGCACCGTCATGCGCTCCTGCAAGGACGAGGCCTTCCTGCACACGGCCATGCTCACGCGCAGGATCATGGAGATAG GGAAGAAACATGGCATCTCGGAGCTGGGTCCCGACTTGGTGACGTTCGTGTCCCACGCCACGCAGCACCGGCTCTCCAGCCTCCTGGAGAAGGTGTCGGTCGCGGCCCAGCACAAGAACTTCAACTTCAAG GAGGGGGATCACTATGAGCAGGCCAGTGACGTGCGGCTGCAGCTGAAATTCTTTGAGCAACTGGACCAGATGGAGAAGCAGAggaaagaggagcaggagagagagatactcatGAAGGCAGCTAAG TCTCGAGCGCGACAAGAGGACCCTGAACAACTGCGATTAAAACAGAAAGCCAAAGAG ATGCAGCAGCAGGAGCTGGCGGAGATCAGGCAGAGGGACGCCAACCTGACTGCTCTGGCCGCCATCGGGCCCAGGAAGCGGAAGAAGATGGACTCTCCAGGCAGCGCTGGGGCTGCTgag GCCTCGTCCTCGGCGAGTTCCAGCTCAGGTCCTTCCAGGCAGTACACGCGCCAGCGCATCACGCGCATCAACCTCAGGGACCTGCTCAACTGCCTGGAGAGCGAACGCTCCACCAGCCGCTCGCAGCTGCTCTACCGCGCCCTCCTCAAGTAG